From Candidatus Eremiobacteraceae bacterium, one genomic window encodes:
- a CDS encoding SDR family NAD(P)-dependent oxidoreductase, whose amino-acid sequence MLTIDLTGSIVLVTGGSRGIGASIVRKLNVAGASVFFTFASRRDEAHALADELGERVACAQCDLADGAALPDLVGACVLRFGGLHTLINNAGTFDTNPFDGEDFAAWRAGWRRTFDINLFGAADLSWAAMRHMRANGGGKIINIASRAAHRGELEYADYGASKAALVNLTKSIARSCSKDGVLAFAVAPGFIETEMAAHDLATRRDEIVAEIPIGRVGEPNDVAGIVAFLASPMADYLNGATIDVNGGSYVR is encoded by the coding sequence ATGCTCACTATCGATTTGACCGGCTCCATCGTCTTGGTCACCGGCGGATCGCGAGGCATCGGCGCCTCGATCGTGCGCAAGCTCAATGTAGCGGGCGCGTCGGTCTTCTTCACCTTCGCGAGCCGCCGCGATGAAGCGCATGCGTTGGCGGATGAGTTGGGCGAGCGCGTCGCGTGCGCGCAATGCGATCTCGCCGACGGCGCTGCGTTGCCCGATCTTGTCGGCGCCTGCGTCTTGCGCTTTGGCGGCTTGCACACTCTGATCAACAATGCCGGCACGTTTGACACGAATCCGTTCGACGGCGAGGACTTCGCGGCATGGCGCGCCGGATGGCGGCGGACGTTCGACATCAACCTTTTCGGCGCGGCCGATCTTTCGTGGGCGGCGATGCGCCACATGCGCGCAAACGGCGGCGGCAAGATCATCAACATCGCGTCGCGCGCGGCTCATCGAGGCGAACTGGAGTACGCCGATTACGGTGCCAGCAAAGCCGCTCTCGTCAATCTCACGAAGTCGATCGCGCGGTCGTGCTCGAAAGACGGCGTGCTGGCGTTCGCGGTCGCACCGGGCTTTATCGAAACCGAAATGGCCGCACACGATCTCGCCACGCGGCGCGACGAGATCGTCGCCGAAATCCCGATCGGTCGGGTGGGAGAGCCGAATGACGTCGCAGGTATTGTCGCCTTTCTCGCATCGCCGATGGCCGACTACCTCAACGGTGCCACCATCGATGTCAACGGGGGTTCTTATGTGCGGTAG
- a CDS encoding serine hydrolase, with protein sequence MTTRLVLSPDHDLDDRISAALAASSLQAIGYACVIDLDRMCCGSYRAAADIYPASVIKIAVMAEAFHQYAAGALTRDQAVSISGANLTTTAEPTPFVPGYRATVQELVELMITRSDNIATNQMLDVLRRENVTAYMRELGLATFLMGRKLSGSEPLIADPETVGRNRLPPEETAWLLAVIALDMVSEAAEQRAILERCVHNDKLVLGLLPGDRFMHKTGETDEQSHDAGILVTSQGRRYAIVLYTTPEPQPDRSDASYIDPRLTSWMRHLRGSL encoded by the coding sequence TTGACCACGCGCCTCGTTTTGTCGCCGGACCACGATCTCGACGATCGCATCTCTGCCGCGCTGGCCGCCTCGTCGCTTCAAGCTATCGGATACGCGTGCGTCATCGATCTCGATCGGATGTGCTGCGGCTCGTATCGCGCCGCCGCCGATATCTACCCCGCCAGCGTGATAAAAATCGCGGTGATGGCCGAAGCGTTTCATCAGTACGCTGCCGGCGCGTTGACGCGCGATCAAGCGGTATCCATCAGCGGCGCGAATCTGACGACGACGGCGGAGCCCACGCCGTTCGTCCCCGGATACCGAGCAACGGTGCAGGAGTTGGTCGAGTTGATGATCACACGATCCGACAACATCGCGACGAACCAGATGTTGGACGTGTTGCGACGGGAGAACGTGACCGCATACATGCGCGAGCTCGGGCTTGCGACGTTTCTTATGGGCCGCAAGCTGTCGGGCTCCGAACCGCTCATCGCCGATCCCGAGACCGTCGGCCGCAACCGATTGCCACCCGAAGAGACCGCGTGGCTGCTCGCAGTCATCGCGCTCGACATGGTCTCGGAAGCGGCGGAGCAGCGAGCGATCCTCGAGCGCTGCGTCCACAACGATAAACTTGTGCTTGGCCTCTTGCCGGGCGACCGCTTCATGCATAAGACCGGCGAGACGGACGAACAGAGTCACGACGCCGGCATCCTCGTGACTTCACAAGGACGCCGCTACGCGATCGTGCTCTACACGACGCCTGAGCCGCAACCCGACCGCTCCGACGCGTCGTACATCGATCCCAGGTTGACGTCGTGGATGCGCCACCTGCGAGGATCGCTGTGA
- a CDS encoding DUF3311 domain-containing protein, with amino-acid sequence MLAAIPTLALSLAIPFVNRFEPSLGGAPFLLVWIVAWVLATPFMLYAAFRLQQRV; translated from the coding sequence GTGCTTGCCGCGATTCCCACGCTCGCGCTCTCGCTTGCGATTCCATTCGTGAACCGTTTCGAACCTAGTCTTGGCGGCGCGCCGTTTCTGCTCGTCTGGATCGTGGCCTGGGTTCTGGCCACGCCGTTCATGCTCTACGCCGCCTTCCGGCTGCAACAGCGCGTATGA
- a CDS encoding sodium:solute symporter family protein, whose protein sequence is MTPAAVALGIVAIAVIAAAVLGICGARGRLKSPLEYMVGGRSFGSLLLWLLMAGEIYTSFTFLGAAGYAYGLGAPCFYILCYGPVAYAIGFFLTPKIRAVGERYGMLTGPDFFRVRYRSVALAGLVTLVGFVSLVPYVTLQLTGLQVLLTIAGFGAFEPKGAVAIALLLIAAFVFATGLRGTAWASILKDALVVVVVVFAGIALPQRIAGGWEGTLRAVETAHPGWLTLAPGTAPHGVEWFVGAVVVSALGFFLWPQGMAATYSAKNGDALRRNAIFLPAYSLMVLFVLFAGFAALIALPGLKGAAADQAFMLVVRNQYPAWLLGVVAAAGALAALVPVTAQLLAGASIVAKNVVSDIFGACTDDRSRTALTRALVMAVALLALGLWFVLNTYLVNLLLYAYNGIAQFVPGVVMGFSWRRASAWGIGAGIVAGLAVLVATGAFGMKIYGLNPGLVGMAVNALVATVVSLFTNAPDAAHFEEFCAAARE, encoded by the coding sequence ATGACGCCGGCAGCCGTCGCGCTCGGCATCGTGGCGATCGCGGTGATCGCGGCCGCCGTACTCGGCATCTGCGGCGCGCGCGGCCGTTTAAAATCACCGCTCGAGTACATGGTCGGCGGCCGTTCGTTCGGGTCGCTGCTGCTCTGGCTCCTGATGGCCGGCGAGATCTACACATCGTTCACGTTTCTGGGCGCAGCCGGATATGCGTACGGACTGGGAGCGCCTTGCTTTTATATTTTGTGCTACGGCCCGGTGGCATATGCGATCGGCTTCTTCCTGACGCCGAAGATCAGAGCCGTCGGTGAAAGATACGGAATGCTCACGGGCCCCGATTTCTTCCGGGTCCGTTATCGCAGCGTCGCGCTTGCGGGGCTCGTGACGCTTGTCGGCTTTGTCTCGCTCGTTCCTTACGTCACTCTGCAGCTGACCGGACTGCAGGTGCTTCTGACTATCGCCGGGTTCGGCGCGTTCGAGCCCAAGGGCGCCGTTGCCATCGCGTTGCTTTTGATCGCCGCGTTCGTATTCGCCACCGGTTTACGCGGCACGGCGTGGGCTAGCATTCTAAAGGACGCGCTCGTCGTGGTCGTCGTCGTCTTCGCCGGCATCGCGCTGCCGCAACGCATTGCCGGCGGGTGGGAGGGCACGCTGCGCGCAGTCGAGACCGCGCATCCCGGCTGGCTTACCCTCGCTCCCGGTACTGCGCCGCACGGCGTCGAATGGTTCGTCGGTGCGGTCGTCGTCTCGGCGCTTGGATTCTTCTTATGGCCTCAGGGCATGGCTGCCACCTATAGCGCGAAGAACGGTGATGCGCTGCGCCGCAACGCGATCTTCTTGCCGGCGTATAGCTTGATGGTGCTGTTCGTGCTCTTCGCCGGCTTCGCGGCGCTCATCGCGCTGCCGGGCCTGAAAGGAGCTGCCGCCGACCAAGCCTTCATGCTCGTCGTCCGGAACCAGTATCCGGCGTGGTTGCTTGGCGTCGTTGCCGCAGCCGGCGCACTGGCGGCGCTCGTGCCGGTCACGGCCCAGCTTCTTGCCGGCGCCAGCATTGTCGCAAAAAACGTGGTGAGCGACATCTTCGGCGCGTGCACCGACGACCGCTCGCGCACCGCGCTGACAAGAGCGCTCGTGATGGCCGTCGCGCTGCTCGCACTCGGCTTGTGGTTCGTGCTCAACACGTATCTCGTAAATCTTCTTCTCTACGCCTACAACGGCATCGCGCAATTCGTACCCGGCGTCGTGATGGGATTCTCGTGGCGCAGGGCCAGCGCGTGGGGCATCGGGGCCGGCATCGTGGCAGGTCTCGCGGTGCTCGTGGCGACGGGCGCTTTCGGCATGAAGATTTACGGCCTCAATCCCGGCCTCGTGGGAATGGCCGTCAACGCACTGGTGGCGACCGTCGTCAGCCTCTTCACGAACGCACCGGACGCGGCCCATTTCGAAGAATTCTGCGCCGCCGCGCGAGAGTGA
- a CDS encoding multifunctional oxoglutarate decarboxylase/oxoglutarate dehydrogenase thiamine pyrophosphate-binding subunit/dihydrolipoyllysine-residue succinyltransferase subunit, translating into MREALLPVVLPSMGESVTEGTITALRKSPGDMVEAGETVIDVTTDKVDVEISAPAAGRIKRFLVKDGDTVSVGALLAEIEPAGAAPASKPAAAANATSTIVEMPAVGESISKATVGSWHKREGDLIERDDVIVDIVSGDGKVEIPSPVGGYLLHVFAKVGETIAIGAPLCEIGAESAVAATSHAAPPPADSSAAPQPAAPAAAATAVKASPPATISAPDGKHPAPAIHAPPGVRRLARENGVDLSKVSGSGPAGVIRRSDVESSAPPAPVEQIRPRPPEPGATVTELKGPAASLAAAMEQSLAIPTATSLRTVGVGVLDERRLALNAALKSAARKEKLSYTHLIAFALARAAKTTPAMVTSFRRGPQGPERVTRGVHLGLAVDTQRKDGSRFLVVPVIRDAASLDFKSFFAGYEALVAKARDGKLMPDDFSGATITLTNPGGIGTVASVPRLMTGQGTIVASGAIGYPPGFATVAADRLTELGITKVMTLTSTYDHRIIQGAESGEFLRRIDQLLGGANGFYDEIAASLGVALSATTPAPSGEASGQIRPKPSDGKPGLDADAMSLAMAAAAGMSMISRIRTHGHTAATLDPLGGPQEGDPVLESTSLALDEAAARLVPAATVRTYAPGDNLVDVLENLRKIYCSTIAYEVEHITSHEQRSWLRREIESGAHVRTLPRERKLELLDRLTRVEAFERYLRKAFLGQKTFSIEGLDAMVPILEELLHLLADDGVHKIEIGTAHRGRLSLITHVVDRPYEEVLLEFEQAELRGGDIQGDVTGDVKYHQGAQGTYATSDGKSIDVVLVNNPSHLEAVDGVVIGRTRADQTDRTSNISTTDASRAVPLLVHGDAAFTGQGVVAEVLNMQALRGYTVGGTVHLIANNQIAFTTEPSDDRSTRYASDLAKGTDVPVIHVNADDIEACIGAVTLAVNFRRKFKRDVLIDLIGYRRFGHNEADEPAYTQPLMYATIAGHPTVRDLFAERLIVEGITTKADAQQRYDTAYQRVAEAHANVKERIKEHGSLDPGKRPQNGAPHSAPATRVAADVLRGLNLQLLAAPEGFTVHPKLVKQLDRRRTSLDPGGEIDWATGEALAFATLVMQGVPVRLTGQDTERGTFSHRHSVLHDEKTGAAYVPMQHLRGARASFEVYNSPLSEYACLAFEYGYSTAAPNALVVWEAQFGDFANGAQIVIDQFISAGMAKWGQTSRLTLLLPHAYEGAGPEHSSARLERFLQLASDGNIRIANCTTPAQYFHLLRDQALGTKARPLVIMTPKSLLRLKVATSRLEDLADGALAPILDDPTVKVRKGIRRLILCSGKIYYDLIANAKRAEAKDLSIVRVEMLEPFPLEAVMGLVRSYPDVKRVTWVQEEPRNMGARAFVSRRIREKLQPLNIAFDYEGRPDRASPSEGYPGAHAVEQERIVAAALAPHRA; encoded by the coding sequence GTGCGCGAAGCCCTGCTGCCAGTCGTCCTTCCCTCGATGGGTGAATCGGTAACCGAAGGCACCATCACCGCTCTTCGCAAGTCACCCGGCGATATGGTCGAAGCCGGCGAGACCGTCATCGACGTCACCACGGACAAAGTCGACGTCGAGATCTCGGCGCCGGCTGCCGGCCGCATCAAACGCTTCCTTGTGAAAGACGGCGACACGGTCTCGGTGGGCGCGCTGCTCGCGGAGATCGAGCCGGCCGGCGCTGCGCCGGCTTCAAAACCCGCTGCTGCCGCCAATGCCACGTCCACGATCGTGGAGATGCCCGCGGTCGGCGAATCGATCAGCAAAGCCACTGTCGGGTCGTGGCATAAACGTGAAGGCGACCTTATCGAACGTGACGATGTCATCGTCGACATCGTCAGCGGTGACGGGAAGGTCGAGATCCCGTCTCCCGTCGGCGGCTACTTGCTTCACGTCTTCGCAAAGGTAGGCGAGACGATCGCGATCGGCGCGCCGTTGTGCGAGATCGGCGCTGAATCTGCCGTGGCGGCGACTTCGCATGCAGCGCCGCCGCCCGCCGACTCTTCTGCAGCGCCGCAGCCGGCTGCGCCGGCGGCCGCAGCCACGGCCGTCAAGGCAAGCCCGCCCGCAACGATCTCCGCGCCGGACGGGAAACATCCAGCGCCGGCGATTCACGCGCCGCCCGGCGTGCGCCGCCTTGCGCGCGAGAATGGCGTCGACTTGTCCAAAGTCAGCGGGAGCGGTCCGGCCGGCGTCATCCGCCGCAGCGACGTCGAGTCGTCTGCGCCGCCTGCGCCGGTGGAACAAATTCGTCCGCGACCGCCGGAGCCTGGCGCGACGGTCACCGAGCTAAAGGGTCCAGCTGCTTCGCTCGCCGCAGCGATGGAGCAGAGCCTCGCGATCCCCACCGCGACGAGTCTTCGGACAGTCGGCGTCGGGGTCTTGGACGAACGGCGACTCGCGCTCAACGCAGCGCTGAAATCGGCGGCCCGCAAAGAAAAGCTTTCGTACACCCATCTCATCGCGTTCGCGCTCGCGCGGGCCGCCAAGACCACGCCGGCAATGGTCACCTCGTTCCGCCGCGGTCCGCAGGGTCCCGAGCGCGTCACGCGCGGCGTGCACCTCGGCCTGGCGGTCGATACGCAGCGCAAAGACGGTTCCCGTTTCTTGGTGGTGCCGGTGATCCGCGACGCGGCGTCGCTCGACTTCAAATCTTTTTTCGCCGGCTACGAGGCGCTGGTCGCCAAAGCGCGCGACGGCAAACTCATGCCGGACGATTTTTCCGGCGCCACGATCACGCTCACAAACCCGGGTGGGATCGGCACCGTCGCGTCGGTGCCGCGCTTGATGACCGGCCAGGGCACCATCGTCGCGTCCGGCGCCATCGGCTATCCGCCGGGGTTTGCCACCGTCGCCGCCGACCGCTTGACCGAGCTTGGCATCACGAAAGTGATGACGCTGACGAGCACCTACGATCATCGCATCATCCAAGGCGCCGAATCCGGCGAATTCCTACGCCGCATCGATCAACTGCTCGGCGGCGCGAACGGATTTTACGACGAAATCGCAGCCTCCCTCGGCGTTGCGCTCTCGGCTACGACTCCCGCGCCGTCCGGCGAAGCGTCCGGGCAAATCCGTCCGAAGCCCAGCGATGGAAAACCCGGCCTGGACGCCGATGCGATGTCGCTTGCGATGGCAGCGGCGGCAGGCATGTCGATGATCAGCCGCATTCGCACACACGGGCACACCGCCGCCACGCTCGACCCGCTCGGCGGCCCGCAGGAAGGCGATCCCGTCCTGGAATCGACATCGTTGGCGCTCGATGAAGCCGCCGCGCGTCTCGTGCCGGCCGCGACCGTGCGGACGTATGCGCCAGGCGACAATCTGGTGGACGTGCTCGAGAACCTGCGCAAGATCTATTGCTCGACCATCGCGTACGAAGTCGAGCACATCACGAGCCACGAGCAACGGTCGTGGCTGCGGCGCGAGATCGAGTCGGGGGCGCACGTAAGGACGCTCCCTCGAGAGCGCAAACTCGAACTCCTCGACCGCCTCACGCGCGTCGAAGCATTCGAACGCTACTTGCGCAAGGCGTTCCTCGGCCAGAAGACGTTCTCGATCGAGGGCCTCGATGCGATGGTGCCCATCCTCGAGGAGCTGCTGCACCTGTTGGCCGATGACGGCGTCCACAAGATCGAGATCGGCACGGCGCACCGCGGCCGCCTTTCGCTCATCACGCACGTGGTCGACCGGCCGTACGAAGAAGTGCTGTTGGAATTCGAACAGGCAGAGCTGCGAGGCGGCGACATCCAAGGCGATGTGACGGGTGACGTCAAGTATCATCAAGGGGCGCAGGGCACGTACGCGACGAGCGACGGGAAATCCATCGACGTCGTGCTCGTCAACAATCCCAGCCACCTCGAGGCGGTTGACGGAGTCGTCATCGGCCGCACTCGCGCCGACCAGACCGACCGCACGTCGAATATCTCCACCACGGACGCTTCGCGCGCCGTGCCGTTGCTCGTGCACGGTGATGCGGCGTTCACAGGCCAAGGCGTCGTCGCAGAAGTGCTCAACATGCAGGCGCTGCGCGGATATACCGTCGGCGGCACGGTCCACCTCATCGCGAACAATCAGATCGCTTTCACCACCGAACCATCCGACGACCGCTCCACGCGCTACGCGAGCGACCTCGCCAAAGGCACCGACGTTCCGGTCATCCACGTCAATGCCGACGATATCGAGGCGTGCATCGGCGCGGTGACGCTCGCCGTCAACTTCAGGCGCAAGTTCAAACGCGACGTGCTCATCGACCTCATCGGATACAGGCGTTTCGGCCACAATGAGGCCGACGAGCCTGCGTACACGCAGCCGCTCATGTACGCGACGATCGCCGGCCACCCAACCGTGCGCGACCTTTTCGCCGAGCGTCTGATCGTGGAAGGCATCACGACAAAAGCCGATGCGCAGCAACGCTACGATACGGCCTACCAGCGTGTCGCCGAGGCACATGCGAACGTCAAAGAACGCATCAAGGAACACGGCTCGCTCGATCCAGGCAAGCGGCCGCAAAACGGAGCGCCGCACAGTGCGCCTGCTACCCGCGTTGCGGCGGACGTGCTGCGAGGCCTCAATCTGCAGCTGCTCGCTGCGCCGGAAGGCTTCACGGTCCATCCGAAATTGGTGAAGCAGTTGGATCGACGCCGGACCTCACTCGATCCGGGCGGCGAGATCGACTGGGCCACGGGCGAGGCGCTTGCGTTCGCTACGCTCGTCATGCAAGGCGTTCCCGTGCGGCTCACCGGCCAAGACACCGAGCGCGGAACGTTCAGCCACCGCCATTCTGTCTTGCACGACGAGAAAACAGGCGCGGCCTACGTTCCGATGCAGCACCTTCGCGGCGCTCGCGCATCGTTCGAAGTGTACAACAGCCCGCTCTCGGAGTACGCCTGTCTAGCATTCGAATACGGCTACAGCACTGCAGCTCCGAACGCCCTTGTGGTCTGGGAAGCGCAATTCGGCGACTTTGCGAACGGCGCACAGATCGTCATCGACCAATTCATCTCGGCAGGCATGGCGAAGTGGGGGCAGACCTCGCGCCTCACGCTGTTGCTGCCGCACGCCTACGAGGGCGCCGGACCCGAACATTCCAGTGCGCGGCTCGAGCGCTTTCTGCAGCTCGCGAGCGACGGCAACATCCGCATCGCCAATTGCACGACACCGGCGCAGTACTTCCATCTGCTGCGGGATCAGGCGCTCGGCACCAAGGCGCGCCCGCTCGTCATCATGACGCCGAAAAGCCTTTTGCGGCTGAAGGTGGCGACGTCTCGGCTCGAAGACCTCGCCGACGGCGCGTTGGCGCCGATTCTCGACGACCCGACCGTGAAGGTCCGCAAAGGCATCCGGCGTCTCATCTTGTGCAGCGGAAAGATCTACTACGACCTGATCGCAAACGCAAAACGCGCGGAGGCGAAGGACCTGAGCATCGTGCGCGTCGAGATGCTCGAGCCGTTCCCGCTCGAAGCCGTGATGGGGCTGGTCCGATCCTATCCGGACGTCAAACGAGTCACGTGGGTGCAAGAGGAGCCGCGCAACATGGGAGCGCGCGCGTTTGTCTCACGGCGAATCCGCGAGAAACTGCAGCCGCTCAACATCGCATTCGACTATGAGGGCCGGCCAGACCGCGCGAGTCCGAGCGAAGGATACCCTGGCGCGCATGCGGTGGAACAGGAGCGCATCGTCGCGGCGGCACTCGCGCCGCACCGCGCGTAG
- a CDS encoding phosphodiester glycosidase family protein gives MRSLLGAALAAMLSAGAAAPARAFDTFPLPPGWPAYSTTRTAQEQIGPGVSYEHWALSGAQALAAASGGKADAPLSISIITVDLTNPFVALSAASQSGVVQGPGARLSTIADSIAAQAGINGDYFDIGGTGAPLNALVVGGRLLHQPSNAAVFLVDTDKRPHLGPLTWRATVTPADNSPLSISSLNDWTASTRLAMLTDQLGNANAYGATEAVLKPAGSAGAFTVVSVAENLATLASLAQGEIGIAGHGDAAASIAAAFSPDDTVDVSYDGDPPLASIASAVGGGPLLVRGGAVYDDPAAPAPEESNVRYPLTGAGLSANGATLWLVVVDGRRPGVSVGITRPMFGALFIALGAADAMAFDSGGSSEMVVRHAGDPGVSVVTTPSDGRERAIADGLFVVNTAQAGPIAQLVLRAPAPVVLLGSRFAVRAEAVDGNLQPVSVAPASLTWRADPAGALTQDNSGGFVARVPGDATITAASGTISATLAVNVAASIAGLTISGYGIEVPTGAKVPLIANATDAQGRPVVFDADALTWSASSGASITPSGVLVAGSAAAAVTVHAQAGGARASALVNIGDHVAALQRILPVSPAVGAWRFSPSSSAVDGALDEQPAPDGSQSTRLSFRFPAAGSTRAAYLVNDFAIPGVPVALACDVYGDGNGEWIRASYRNADGIIDSVTLARHVDWTGWRTVRADLLPQVRFPVAITRLYVAQADKRAASGELWLRNLAAVYPGP, from the coding sequence ATGCGATCGCTGCTCGGCGCCGCCCTCGCGGCGATGCTCTCGGCGGGCGCCGCCGCGCCGGCGCGAGCGTTCGACACCTTTCCGTTGCCGCCCGGATGGCCCGCGTATTCGACGACGCGCACTGCGCAAGAACAGATCGGACCGGGCGTTTCGTACGAGCACTGGGCGTTAAGCGGCGCTCAAGCGCTCGCCGCCGCATCGGGCGGCAAAGCGGACGCACCGCTTTCGATCTCGATCATCACCGTCGATTTGACAAACCCATTCGTCGCGCTCAGCGCCGCTTCGCAAAGCGGTGTCGTGCAAGGTCCGGGCGCGCGTCTTTCCACGATCGCGGATTCGATTGCCGCACAAGCCGGGATCAACGGCGATTATTTCGACATCGGCGGCACCGGTGCGCCGCTCAACGCGCTGGTCGTCGGCGGTCGGCTCTTGCATCAACCAAGCAACGCGGCGGTATTCCTCGTCGACACCGATAAGCGGCCCCATCTAGGGCCGTTGACGTGGCGTGCAACCGTCACGCCGGCCGATAATTCACCGCTGTCGATCTCAAGTCTGAACGATTGGACCGCGTCCACGCGACTCGCGATGCTCACCGATCAACTCGGAAATGCCAACGCGTACGGCGCGACGGAAGCGGTGCTCAAGCCTGCCGGCAGCGCCGGTGCGTTCACCGTTGTGTCGGTCGCCGAAAATCTCGCGACGCTGGCCTCGCTAGCGCAGGGCGAGATCGGCATCGCGGGGCACGGCGACGCCGCAGCTTCGATCGCGGCTGCATTTTCGCCGGACGACACCGTCGACGTTAGCTACGACGGCGATCCACCGCTCGCGTCTATCGCGTCGGCGGTTGGAGGCGGTCCACTGCTCGTACGCGGCGGCGCGGTCTATGACGATCCGGCCGCGCCGGCACCTGAGGAATCGAACGTCCGCTATCCGTTGACCGGCGCCGGTCTCTCGGCGAACGGCGCCACGCTATGGCTCGTGGTGGTCGACGGCCGCCGGCCCGGCGTCTCCGTCGGCATCACGCGGCCGATGTTCGGCGCGCTCTTCATCGCGCTCGGCGCCGCCGACGCGATGGCGTTCGACAGCGGCGGTTCGAGCGAAATGGTCGTGCGTCATGCGGGTGATCCGGGGGTCAGCGTCGTGACGACTCCGTCAGACGGCCGCGAGCGGGCCATCGCGGATGGGCTCTTCGTCGTCAACACGGCGCAAGCGGGCCCGATCGCGCAACTCGTGCTGCGAGCTCCAGCACCGGTCGTGCTGCTCGGCAGCAGGTTCGCCGTGCGTGCAGAAGCCGTCGACGGAAACCTTCAGCCGGTCAGCGTCGCGCCCGCATCGCTGACGTGGCGAGCCGATCCCGCAGGCGCACTGACGCAAGACAATTCGGGCGGCTTTGTCGCGCGCGTTCCCGGCGATGCGACGATCACGGCGGCGAGCGGCACGATTTCGGCGACGTTGGCGGTGAACGTCGCCGCGTCGATCGCCGGTTTGACGATTTCCGGTTATGGAATCGAAGTTCCGACCGGAGCGAAGGTTCCGCTTATAGCCAATGCAACGGACGCTCAGGGAAGGCCGGTCGTGTTCGACGCCGATGCGCTCACGTGGTCGGCTAGCAGCGGCGCGTCGATCACGCCGTCGGGAGTCCTCGTCGCGGGCTCGGCTGCGGCTGCGGTCACGGTGCATGCACAGGCAGGCGGCGCTCGAGCCTCGGCGCTCGTCAACATCGGAGATCACGTCGCAGCGCTGCAGCGCATCTTGCCTGTCAGTCCGGCGGTTGGCGCATGGCGCTTTTCCCCGTCGTCAAGCGCAGTTGACGGCGCGCTGGACGAGCAGCCAGCGCCCGACGGCTCCCAGAGCACTCGATTGTCTTTCCGGTTCCCGGCTGCCGGCTCGACGCGCGCGGCGTACCTGGTGAACGACTTCGCAATTCCGGGCGTGCCGGTCGCGCTCGCGTGCGACGTCTACGGCGACGGCAACGGCGAATGGATCCGCGCGTCATACCGCAACGCCGACGGCATCATCGACAGCGTGACGCTCGCGCGCCATGTCGATTGGACAGGATGGCGGACTGTGCGCGCAGACCTCCTGCCCCAAGTGAGGTTCCCGGTGGCCATCACGCGTCTCTACGTGGCGCAGGCGGACAAGCGCGCGGCAAGCGGCGAGCTATGGCTGCGCAATCTTGCGGCGGTCTATCCCGGTCCTTGA
- a CDS encoding FecR domain-containing protein produces the protein MECSEALDLLYSAFDGQITPTQQSLLDGHRRVCFACATSLVKAERFQELIRHVPQLSVPRGLEQRIINRVTQKTGASSSSGNKVRSIASAASRYWKGAVATGGVLAAAFAMTYVARDAISAMITHRPKDETVTAMVQGTLQDVGPNNKQSEVNGSQMPLSTGETLTNPGTKPAVVAFSPNLAVTIGSLTQVHFNKVKIGGDGSLDTVDVHVDRGSLGVHEDLHHGDSPISVATNQATMEPTGTNFTVTESKNLTHLAVAKGSVAVYMPGRTFNVLAGQVVQISQDGVLHEVITKAKQKPVSKLAAPKPLQSPTN, from the coding sequence ATGGAATGTTCTGAAGCGCTCGACCTGCTCTACTCGGCATTCGACGGGCAGATCACACCAACCCAACAATCGTTGCTCGACGGACACCGCCGCGTGTGCTTCGCCTGTGCGACAAGTCTTGTCAAAGCCGAGCGGTTCCAAGAGCTCATCCGGCACGTGCCGCAGCTCTCCGTGCCGCGCGGACTCGAGCAGCGCATCATCAACCGGGTCACGCAAAAAACCGGCGCCTCGTCGTCATCGGGCAACAAGGTGCGGTCAATCGCGTCCGCCGCAAGCCGCTACTGGAAAGGCGCGGTCGCCACAGGCGGCGTGCTCGCCGCGGCATTCGCCATGACGTACGTGGCTCGCGATGCGATCAGCGCGATGATCACGCACCGTCCCAAGGACGAAACGGTCACTGCAATGGTGCAGGGCACGCTTCAGGACGTGGGACCGAACAATAAACAGTCTGAGGTCAACGGCTCGCAGATGCCGTTAAGCACCGGCGAAACGCTCACCAATCCGGGAACCAAGCCGGCGGTGGTGGCCTTCTCGCCGAACTTGGCTGTGACCATAGGCAGCCTCACGCAAGTTCACTTCAACAAAGTCAAGATCGGCGGCGACGGCTCGCTCGACACGGTCGACGTCCATGTGGATCGCGGAAGCCTGGGCGTGCACGAAGACCTCCATCACGGCGATTCTCCGATCAGCGTCGCGACGAATCAAGCCACGATGGAGCCCACCGGCACGAACTTCACGGTGACGGAATCCAAGAACCTGACCCACCTCGCGGTGGCGAAAGGCAGCGTCGCCGTCTACATGCCGGGCCGCACGTTCAACGTACTGGCCGGCCAAGTCGTCCAGATCTCGCAAGACGGCGTTCTGCACGAAGTCATCACGAAAGCCAAGCAGAAACCCGTCAGCAAGCTCGCGGCGCCGAAACCGCTCCAATCTCCGACGAACTGA